The Spirochaetaceae bacterium genome contains a region encoding:
- the hflX gene encoding GTPase HflX, with amino-acid sequence AGVRQRVAAAGGQRRMSGARGVRRQRAFLVGLQVSAGGAPADERSGSTAPASLVERAPEWDVQQCLDELARLADSAGLHVAGRAWQRRRQPDPRTYVGAGKIADVAAAAHEAGADVVLFDEELSPSQLRNVERILGDDLLAIDRTALILDVFARHARSREGKLQVELAQLEYRLPRLTRLWTHLARQAGGRAGGGVGLRGPGETQIEADRRQIRRRLATLRARIDQLSRQRRHGRAQRHRAGGTMVALVGYTNAGKSSLMNRLTGAGVYAADRLFATLDPTTRRVDLGAGRQALLTDTVGFIQKLPHQLVAAFRATLEEVTEADLLALVADASDPRHLQQQRAVVDVLAQIGAGDIPRMSILNKIDLVDRGSPLRLGLEGAVAVSAVTGEGIGDLCAALRGRLAEGHVRVAFDVPYSRSALLGVVRAAGHIERQEARADGYRVRAVVPRHLAAALRGGDAAALGWRGG; translated from the coding sequence GTGCAGGTGTGCGGCAGCGCGTGGCTGCGGCCGGAGGGCAACGGCGCATGAGCGGGGCACGCGGAGTACGGCGCCAGCGCGCGTTCCTGGTCGGCCTGCAGGTGAGCGCGGGCGGCGCGCCCGCGGACGAGCGCAGCGGCAGCACCGCCCCGGCCAGCCTGGTGGAGCGGGCGCCGGAGTGGGACGTGCAGCAGTGTCTCGACGAACTGGCGCGGCTGGCGGACAGTGCCGGACTGCACGTGGCCGGGCGCGCCTGGCAGCGCCGCCGGCAGCCCGATCCGCGCACCTATGTCGGTGCCGGCAAGATCGCGGACGTCGCGGCCGCGGCGCACGAGGCCGGCGCCGACGTGGTGCTGTTCGACGAAGAGCTGTCGCCGTCACAGCTCCGCAACGTGGAGCGGATCCTCGGCGACGACCTGTTGGCGATCGACCGCACGGCGCTGATCCTGGACGTGTTCGCCCGCCACGCCCGCAGCCGTGAAGGCAAGCTGCAGGTCGAGCTGGCGCAGTTGGAGTACCGGTTGCCGCGCCTGACCCGGCTGTGGACGCACCTCGCCCGGCAGGCCGGCGGGCGCGCCGGCGGGGGCGTCGGGTTGCGCGGCCCCGGCGAGACGCAGATCGAGGCGGATCGGCGACAGATTCGCCGCCGGCTTGCAACGCTGCGTGCGCGCATCGATCAGCTCTCGCGGCAGCGGCGCCACGGCCGCGCGCAGCGCCACCGCGCCGGCGGCACCATGGTGGCGCTGGTCGGCTACACGAACGCGGGCAAGAGCAGCCTGATGAACCGGCTCACGGGTGCCGGCGTATACGCCGCGGACCGGCTGTTTGCGACCCTCGACCCCACCACGCGGCGGGTGGATCTGGGTGCCGGACGGCAGGCGCTGCTGACCGACACGGTCGGCTTCATCCAGAAGCTGCCGCACCAGTTGGTGGCCGCGTTCCGGGCCACGCTGGAGGAGGTGACGGAGGCCGACCTGCTGGCGCTGGTGGCCGATGCGAGCGACCCGCGCCACCTGCAGCAGCAGCGGGCGGTGGTGGACGTGCTGGCGCAGATCGGCGCCGGCGACATTCCCCGCATGTCGATCCTGAACAAGATCGACCTGGTCGATCGCGGCTCGCCGTTGCGGCTCGGCCTGGAGGGGGCGGTGGCGGTCAGCGCGGTTACCGGCGAGGGGATCGGCGACCTGTGTGCGGCGCTGCGCGGGCGCCTTGCGGAAGGCCACGTGCGGGTTGCGTTCGACGTTCCGTACAGCAGGTCGGCGCTGCTGGGCGTGGTGCGGGCGGCGGGGCACATCGAGCGCCAGGAGGCGAGGGCGGACGGCTACCGGGTGCGCGCCGTGGTGCCGCGCCACCTGGCCGCCGCACTGCGCGGGGGCGATGCGGCGGCATTGGGCTGGCGCGGGGGATAG